In the Gopherus flavomarginatus isolate rGopFla2 chromosome 6, rGopFla2.mat.asm, whole genome shotgun sequence genome, one interval contains:
- the MRPS25 gene encoding 28S ribosomal protein S25, mitochondrial yields the protein MPMKGRFPIRRTLQYLAQGEIVFKSAVKVMTVNYNTRGELSEGARKFVFFNIPQIQYKNPWVQIMMFKNMTPSPFLRFYLDSGEQVLVDVEDKSNKEIVEHVKKILGKSEETLQKEEQEKKQLSHPATFGSKKYHLRECMCEIEGQIPCPGLVPLPKEMTGKYKAAMKEKATS from the exons ATGCCGATGAAGGGCCGGTTCCCCATCCGCAGGACCCTGCAGTACCTGGCCCAGGGGGAGATCGTCTTCAAGAGCGCGGTGAAGGTGATGACTGTGAACTACAACACCAGGGGGGAGCTGAGCGAGGGGGCCAG GAAATTTGTGTTTTTCAACATCCCTCAGATTCAGTACAAAAACCCCTGGGTCCAGATCATGATGTTTAAGAACATGACCCCTTCGCCCTTTCTCAGGTTCTATTTAG ACAGCGGTGAGCAagtcttggttgatgtggaagataaaagcaacaaagagataGTAGAGCACGTTAAAAAAATCTTGGGTAAAAGCGA GGAAACACTACAAAAAGAGGAGCAAGAGAAAAAGCAGCTCTCTCATCCTGCAACCTTTGGATCCAAAAAATATCACCTGCGTGaatgtatgtgtgaaattgaagGCCAGATTCCCTGCCCTGGTCTAGTACCGCTGCCTAAAGAGATGACTGGCAAATATAAAGCTGCCATGAAAGAAAAAGCCACATCCTGA